A single Pseudoalteromonas phenolica DNA region contains:
- a CDS encoding 5-carboxymethyl-2-hydroxymuconate Delta-isomerase: protein MPHFILDCSDSILDNYTEEDLMASLHHAANSSGLFIESEIKVRINPYQKYLVGNKSAGFIHVFAHIMQGRSIEQKAMLSKIIVSKLAELFPNIENIAMNVSDFEKATYCNLEKL from the coding sequence ATGCCTCACTTTATATTAGATTGTTCAGATTCAATCCTTGATAATTATACAGAAGAAGATTTGATGGCAAGCCTTCACCATGCCGCGAACTCTTCAGGCCTATTTATTGAAAGTGAAATCAAGGTAAGGATTAACCCTTATCAAAAATACCTAGTAGGTAATAAAAGTGCTGGCTTCATTCATGTATTTGCACACATCATGCAGGGAAGGTCTATCGAACAAAAAGCCATGCTTTCTAAGATTATTGTTTCTAAACTTGCTGAACTATTTCCAAATATTGAGAATATCGCGATGAACGTCAGTGACTTTGAAAAAGCAACTTATTGTAATCTTGAGAAGTTATAA
- a CDS encoding TIGR03643 family protein, whose protein sequence is MDLLEHEVSRIIEMAWEDRTPFEAINTLYGLNETQVVNLMRKEMKPSSFKMWRKRMAGRETKHLKLRNPEISRGYCKTQYKHR, encoded by the coding sequence ATGGATTTATTAGAGCATGAAGTGTCACGCATAATCGAAATGGCGTGGGAAGACAGAACACCATTTGAAGCAATTAATACCTTATATGGCTTAAATGAAACGCAAGTCGTTAATTTAATGCGTAAAGAAATGAAACCAAGCAGCTTCAAAATGTGGCGAAAACGCATGGCGGGGCGAGAAACTAAACATCTGAAATTGCGCAACCCTGAGATTTCACGCGGATATTGTAAAACGCAATACAAGCACCGCTAG
- a CDS encoding substrate-binding periplasmic protein — translation MRRFTTLLCLFFLFFSCSILAQNCKKIGVVSSWPPLTVFDSEGAAGLDVEIVKLIFGEANMCFKFVRLPSSARTFEEMSKGEIDVSTMTSFTQYRLKYGTFSKSYRDEKMRLLSLKKPTTLPSLEQLVSQDKTIGLSIGSYYGAELNQLMNKQKHKDQFVSLASANSRIEMLMKERVDFIIDDIISAHYYKTSLGYSNLNVWPYVVHDNPVHLLLSHQAFDESEVTKINSAIETLKTDIDSIVMNYLTSN, via the coding sequence ATGAGACGTTTTACGACTCTACTTTGCTTATTCTTCCTATTCTTTTCATGCTCTATACTTGCACAAAACTGTAAAAAAATTGGCGTTGTGTCTAGTTGGCCACCTCTGACCGTATTTGATTCTGAAGGCGCTGCTGGCCTTGATGTGGAAATTGTAAAATTAATTTTTGGTGAAGCTAATATGTGCTTCAAGTTTGTGAGATTACCTTCTAGTGCTAGAACATTTGAGGAAATGAGTAAGGGCGAGATAGATGTTTCAACAATGACAAGTTTTACACAATACAGATTAAAATATGGTACTTTCTCAAAAAGCTATCGTGATGAAAAAATGCGTCTTCTCTCGCTTAAAAAACCTACCACTCTACCCAGCTTAGAACAGCTTGTCAGTCAAGATAAAACAATTGGTCTAAGTATTGGGTCATACTATGGCGCAGAATTAAACCAATTGATGAATAAGCAAAAACATAAAGATCAGTTTGTTAGTTTAGCAAGCGCAAATAGTCGTATCGAAATGCTTATGAAAGAAAGAGTAGACTTTATCATCGACGACATTATCAGTGCACACTACTACAAGACATCTCTTGGATATTCAAATTTAAATGTTTGGCCATATGTTGTACATGACAACCCTGTTCATCTTTTGCTTAGCCACCAAGCCTTCGACGAAAGTGAAGTTACTAAAATAAACTCGGCAATTGAAACACTAAAAACTGATATTGATTCCATCGTGATGAATTACTTAACTAGCAACTAA
- a CDS encoding delta-class carbonic anhydrase yields the protein MKFNTFCAVGVLTSISFGAIANVSDKVIAEQRMNLAKNTEGKGFGPQSPRDIDTLEGENNIAFNAAPSHKEMNLCNIHFHKNAEHKGGEFTKYAGNGNGKGFETGFVYNGELSKKELKAVKGQICPSKTGGLFPGDTIELHYVHTTAQVKPGPTLGACLSDSIANPQLRVEAQVYVLVSDKNALDFADLTQFGKQNGYYQALNIPNFTGAPVQYAGSTTGPSYNEKGSPLQVSWSVRPRVAKVNIESVGLWCKDNAFNEDHAHGVRNLVVNPALISDIE from the coding sequence ATGAAATTTAATACATTCTGTGCTGTGGGAGTTCTTACTTCAATTTCTTTTGGTGCCATTGCAAATGTTTCTGATAAAGTGATTGCCGAGCAGCGAATGAATCTTGCTAAAAATACAGAGGGTAAAGGTTTTGGTCCCCAATCTCCGCGTGACATTGATACTTTAGAAGGCGAAAACAACATTGCTTTTAATGCTGCGCCTTCTCATAAAGAAATGAACTTGTGTAACATCCACTTCCATAAAAATGCTGAGCATAAAGGCGGCGAATTCACTAAATATGCTGGTAATGGTAACGGTAAAGGTTTTGAAACTGGATTTGTTTATAACGGTGAACTTTCGAAGAAAGAGCTAAAAGCAGTTAAAGGCCAAATTTGTCCTTCTAAAACGGGTGGTCTATTCCCGGGCGACACCATTGAACTTCACTACGTTCATACAACAGCACAAGTAAAACCAGGCCCAACACTAGGTGCTTGTTTGAGCGACTCAATTGCTAACCCGCAATTACGAGTAGAAGCGCAAGTGTATGTACTTGTAAGTGACAAAAATGCATTAGATTTTGCTGATTTAACTCAGTTTGGTAAGCAAAATGGTTATTATCAGGCACTTAATATTCCAAATTTTACTGGTGCACCAGTTCAATATGCAGGCTCGACGACAGGTCCTAGTTACAATGAAAAAGGTTCACCCTTACAGGTGAGCTGGAGTGTTCGCCCACGTGTCGCTAAAGTGAATATTGAATCAGTCGGGCTGTGGTGTAAAGACAATGCATTCAATGAAGATCACGCTCATGGTGTGCGTAACTTAGTAGTTAATCCTGCGCTTATTTCAGATATAGAATAA
- the htpX gene encoding protease HtpX, giving the protein MKRVVLFLITNLAVMIVLGLVLSILMSVFGISNRSLGGILMISTVFGFGGAFISLFMSKWMAKKSTGAYVIEQPRNEIEHWLMTTVARQAEQVGIKMPEVAIYDSPEMNAFATGPSKNNSLVAVSTGLMHNMTRDEAEAVLAHEVSHVANGDMVTLTLIQGVVNTFVIFISKVLAGIVDNFLNSDEEGENSGGSWTYFIFDMIFQVIFGILASVVVAYFSRKREFAADSGAAQLVGAHKMRAALERLRNNHESQLEGSMMAFGIASGKSIADMFASHPPLEQRINALK; this is encoded by the coding sequence ATGAAACGAGTCGTGTTGTTTTTAATTACAAACCTAGCGGTGATGATCGTGTTAGGTTTAGTCTTATCCATCTTGATGAGTGTCTTTGGTATTAGTAACCGAAGCCTTGGTGGTATTTTAATGATATCTACAGTTTTTGGCTTTGGTGGTGCATTCATTTCACTATTCATGTCGAAATGGATGGCCAAGAAGTCCACTGGCGCTTATGTCATTGAGCAACCAAGAAATGAAATTGAACATTGGTTAATGACAACGGTTGCGCGTCAAGCGGAGCAAGTAGGTATAAAAATGCCTGAAGTGGCAATTTACGACAGCCCAGAAATGAATGCGTTTGCAACTGGACCAAGTAAAAACAATAGCCTAGTTGCTGTAAGTACAGGGCTCATGCATAACATGACACGTGACGAAGCTGAAGCCGTTCTAGCACATGAAGTGTCTCACGTTGCTAATGGCGATATGGTTACCCTGACTTTGATACAAGGTGTTGTAAATACCTTTGTTATCTTCATCTCTAAAGTACTTGCAGGCATCGTTGATAACTTTTTAAACAGCGATGAAGAAGGTGAAAACAGTGGTGGAAGTTGGACTTATTTCATTTTTGATATGATTTTCCAAGTGATTTTCGGCATTTTAGCGTCGGTTGTAGTTGCCTACTTTAGCCGTAAACGTGAATTTGCTGCAGACAGTGGTGCTGCACAATTAGTTGGTGCGCATAAGATGCGAGCAGCACTTGAGCGCCTGCGTAACAACCATGAATCACAGCTTGAAGGTTCTATGATGGCATTTGGTATTGCATCAGGAAAAAGCATAGCTGATATGTTCGCGTCTCACCCACCACTTGAACAACGTATTAATGCATTAAAATAA
- a CDS encoding serine hydrolase domain-containing protein, whose product MKRTFIALSLLAFASNGSFAAENTLNHNKLADTFLTALNSQKLSNIENFVVSQFSKDALSRWEGTGKDRYVGYSMNKALYLGNLEVLDSKLEKTDNGLQHISTVYSKNIDMQYRMVIYFNNEQKHAITGWYIGENPKDTSHLSKLSDDRFVEEVKSYSTRLANNGAFSGAILLAKGDKVLFSAAHGLASRRYDVPNNLNTKFQIGSMNKMFTSIAILQLVQQGKMSLDDPMTKYIDSRLLGEGDFSKIKIKHLLSHTSGIGNGEGFNAIQNKVRSLKDIIPLLPSIDTTFEPGSRWRYSNNGMMLLGKIIENVTGESYFDYINKHVYAKADMRNSGSFDLDVPVKNTARNYWFSVETGQITENLMFQSVKGGPAGGGYSTVSDLHKFAIALQNGKLISKSLAQQALSAKPELNANNWGYGFSIRGDEENTIIGHNGQHLGMTARLNMYKEKGYILVVLGNYESSAWPVIAKVNQLMKRL is encoded by the coding sequence ATGAAGCGAACTTTTATTGCTCTTTCTCTGTTAGCATTTGCTAGCAACGGCTCATTTGCAGCTGAAAATACCCTTAATCATAATAAATTAGCAGATACTTTTTTAACCGCTCTGAATTCTCAAAAACTGTCTAACATAGAAAACTTTGTTGTTTCTCAATTCTCAAAAGATGCGCTTTCACGGTGGGAGGGAACAGGTAAAGACAGGTATGTTGGCTATTCAATGAATAAAGCACTTTACCTTGGCAATTTAGAAGTCTTAGATTCTAAATTAGAAAAAACAGACAACGGCTTGCAGCATATTAGTACGGTTTATTCTAAAAACATTGATATGCAATATCGCATGGTGATCTATTTCAATAATGAGCAAAAGCATGCTATTACAGGTTGGTATATTGGGGAAAATCCAAAAGATACCTCTCATCTTTCTAAATTATCAGATGATAGATTTGTTGAAGAAGTTAAAAGCTACAGTACCAGACTGGCGAATAATGGCGCGTTCTCGGGTGCTATTTTACTCGCTAAAGGTGACAAAGTACTTTTTTCTGCTGCGCATGGTTTAGCTTCGAGACGTTACGATGTGCCAAATAATTTAAATACGAAATTTCAAATTGGCTCTATGAACAAGATGTTTACCAGTATTGCTATTTTGCAGCTAGTTCAACAAGGTAAAATGTCACTAGATGACCCAATGACAAAGTACATTGACTCTCGCCTCTTAGGTGAGGGAGATTTCTCGAAAATTAAAATTAAACATTTGCTGAGTCATACATCGGGGATCGGTAATGGAGAAGGATTTAATGCAATTCAAAATAAAGTCCGTTCATTAAAAGATATAATCCCCCTACTTCCTTCCATTGATACGACCTTTGAACCCGGTTCAAGATGGAGATATAGCAATAATGGCATGATGCTGCTTGGGAAAATCATCGAAAATGTGACCGGTGAAAGCTACTTCGACTACATTAATAAACACGTTTATGCCAAAGCAGATATGCGCAATAGTGGCAGTTTTGACTTAGACGTGCCCGTTAAGAATACGGCAAGAAACTATTGGTTTTCAGTAGAAACCGGCCAAATCACCGAGAATTTAATGTTTCAGTCTGTAAAAGGAGGCCCGGCTGGTGGAGGCTACTCTACAGTGTCAGATCTACATAAATTTGCGATTGCACTGCAAAATGGGAAATTAATAAGCAAATCTCTCGCTCAACAAGCACTAAGTGCAAAACCCGAGCTTAATGCTAATAACTGGGGATATGGCTTTTCAATAAGAGGCGACGAAGAAAATACCATTATTGGTCATAACGGCCAGCACCTTGGTATGACCGCTCGTTTAAATATGTATAAAGAAAAAGGCTATATCTTAGTTGTGTTGGGTAATTATGAGTCTTCAGCTTGGCCTGTTATCGCAAAAGTAAATCAACTTATGAAACGACTTTAA
- a CDS encoding winged helix-turn-helix domain-containing protein gives MDSSYKNLPKKISINEFRVDFGTGQISTDTKIEVIEPKVMDLLRVLCGAPKQVHRAEVLFEKVWPRSIYSPNSVRRNIALLRQALSDEDKTLIKTHPKRGYSLEASIKLIDSANGETEQQGSSLEVQKSALLKIKPSNLALICLILCIVAVSSVVLFKPQKSKIQLLNLSPITSSNDKERYMQVSPDGRYMAYIQSGLSQRGPSQRRLLLKDLVTQKEWPLSQNAKAYTYLAWDVHLNSIVYSSKEQNNISFNRILLDAQRKPVSEQILFQRQDITWNSVFFIDDKQNLYYLANNNSSEHSRNASLYKHNLNTGLSETILSPNDDYKPYKISLSPTQSRLAILGFNKHGISELKSLELNSRRITSIAEIDHNWHFLSWFENENALLLSNGSQLKQLNLSGDITTLDYKSYNFLVYPQIVKSKLYFIEAKSDQDILKTDLHTLAGPKKVVDSNTVDMNPSLSPDETRIAYVSLKNGLPQIFIKHNSTGQERLVFNNEDNEYALTQAFWDKEGKRLVSSINNKPFIIHLEEKHHSLQWLDKIIGVPKAWYQHSDEILFVDKGTHTDNLNRFNLNTEVSQSLNIELAKKQVFLDNNDNLLSFESGEIFNHGNNTSLLSNQGTIKRLYPQKDGFYYLKGQGQRFQLAYYRFQQPDQSGEVLDNDVQIFCAEFCNQISEIKGNTILLKDSKNSADILRLELKKTF, from the coding sequence TTGGATTCATCATATAAAAATTTACCAAAAAAAATTTCTATCAATGAATTTAGAGTTGATTTTGGAACTGGGCAGATTTCGACAGATACAAAAATAGAGGTGATAGAGCCAAAAGTAATGGATTTGCTAAGGGTACTCTGTGGTGCACCTAAACAGGTTCATAGAGCCGAAGTTTTATTTGAAAAAGTTTGGCCCAGATCTATTTACAGCCCTAACTCAGTTAGAAGAAATATAGCTTTACTGAGACAAGCATTATCCGATGAAGATAAAACGCTAATTAAAACCCACCCCAAAAGAGGATATAGTTTAGAAGCCTCGATTAAATTGATTGATAGTGCGAACGGAGAAACAGAACAACAAGGCTCAAGCTTAGAAGTTCAAAAGTCTGCATTACTCAAGATAAAACCATCAAACTTGGCTTTGATATGCTTAATCTTATGTATTGTCGCGGTTTCTAGTGTGGTTTTATTCAAACCTCAAAAGTCAAAAATTCAGCTTTTAAACCTGAGTCCGATCACATCTAGCAATGATAAAGAGCGTTATATGCAGGTTAGCCCTGATGGTCGCTATATGGCTTATATTCAGAGTGGACTTAGTCAACGCGGACCTAGTCAACGCAGGCTACTATTGAAAGACCTTGTAACGCAAAAGGAGTGGCCTTTAAGCCAAAATGCTAAAGCTTATACATATCTTGCATGGGATGTTCATTTAAATAGTATTGTCTATTCCTCAAAAGAACAAAATAACATCTCTTTTAATCGTATTTTACTGGACGCACAACGAAAGCCAGTTTCGGAGCAAATACTATTTCAGCGGCAAGACATCACTTGGAATAGCGTATTTTTCATTGATGATAAACAGAACCTTTATTATCTAGCGAATAACAATAGCTCTGAGCACAGCCGCAATGCGAGTTTGTATAAACATAATTTAAATACTGGACTATCAGAGACAATCCTGAGTCCTAATGATGATTATAAGCCTTACAAAATTTCCCTCTCTCCAACACAGTCTCGTCTTGCCATATTAGGATTTAATAAACATGGCATTTCTGAACTTAAAAGCTTAGAACTTAACTCTAGGCGCATAACAAGCATAGCTGAGATTGATCACAACTGGCACTTCTTATCTTGGTTTGAGAACGAAAACGCTCTGCTTTTAAGTAATGGAAGCCAGCTGAAACAATTAAATTTGTCTGGCGACATAACAACACTCGACTATAAGAGCTATAACTTCCTGGTTTACCCTCAAATCGTTAAAAGCAAATTATATTTTATTGAAGCAAAATCAGATCAAGACATTCTGAAAACGGATCTTCATACCTTGGCAGGGCCAAAAAAAGTTGTAGATTCGAATACGGTTGATATGAACCCAAGTTTGTCTCCCGATGAAACTAGAATAGCTTATGTATCTCTTAAGAATGGTTTGCCGCAAATATTTATAAAGCATAATTCCACTGGCCAGGAGCGCCTAGTATTCAACAATGAAGACAATGAATATGCTTTGACACAGGCGTTTTGGGATAAAGAGGGTAAACGGCTTGTAAGTAGCATCAACAATAAACCTTTTATTATTCATCTTGAAGAAAAGCATCATTCTTTGCAGTGGCTAGATAAAATAATAGGTGTGCCAAAAGCATGGTACCAACATTCAGATGAAATATTATTTGTTGATAAAGGAACTCATACTGACAATCTCAACAGATTTAATTTAAATACTGAAGTATCTCAAAGCTTAAATATCGAGTTGGCAAAAAAACAAGTTTTCTTAGACAACAATGATAACTTACTTAGTTTTGAGAGCGGTGAGATATTTAATCACGGCAATAATACATCGCTACTAAGCAATCAAGGTACTATTAAACGACTTTATCCTCAAAAAGACGGATTTTATTATTTAAAGGGCCAAGGCCAGCGCTTTCAATTAGCATACTATCGATTTCAACAACCTGATCAGTCTGGTGAGGTCTTGGATAATGACGTACAAATTTTCTGTGCCGAATTTTGTAATCAAATTTCTGAAATTAAAGGGAATACTATTTTACTAAAAGATAGTAAAAACTCAGCTGATATTCTGAGGTTAGAACTAAAAAAAACGTTTTAA
- a CDS encoding peroxiredoxin family protein produces MNFKTATVLFLLFFVHKAHAFEFYELAMLRLNDSAYGKQETLSQFKNRPIIASFFMPNCNWCEKQHKALKLLKTQCPEVRSIMLGINGNNRDLKRALRKKRNHFPAFVTHPEIVKALGGKPPVPMALIFNKYGTLTFYTQGYNSASTLENLIKENHVSSCKNESRTKLL; encoded by the coding sequence ATGAATTTTAAAACAGCCACTGTACTGTTTTTACTGTTTTTTGTTCATAAAGCTCATGCATTTGAGTTTTATGAACTGGCTATGCTGCGTCTGAATGACTCAGCATACGGTAAACAAGAAACATTATCTCAATTTAAAAACCGACCCATCATTGCTTCGTTCTTTATGCCAAACTGTAATTGGTGCGAGAAACAGCACAAGGCTTTAAAATTACTCAAGACTCAATGCCCCGAAGTCAGAAGTATAATGTTGGGGATCAATGGTAACAACAGAGATCTGAAGCGCGCTTTAAGAAAGAAAAGGAATCATTTTCCGGCGTTTGTTACTCACCCTGAAATAGTTAAGGCTCTAGGAGGTAAACCCCCTGTTCCAATGGCTTTAATTTTTAATAAATACGGAACGTTAACTTTTTATACCCAAGGCTACAACTCTGCAAGCACGCTTGAAAACCTAATAAAAGAAAACCATGTCTCATCGTGTAAAAATGAAAGTAGAACCAAATTACTTTGA
- a CDS encoding TonB-dependent receptor plug domain-containing protein, with translation MALLFPTLAVIASTASAPISEQQEVETIEVKGVRSRLIESGALKDDISKTELLSEDYIKNTQSSSLADAIKNAIGIRVSNECAMCGAKRIMINGLKGEHTNVLVDGIPMHTMISGFYGMDSVAAAGIGRIEIARGAGASLTAPEAIGGTVNLVTSDPSEEKVELDIAAGSNGYRLVSGMATGISEDGRTKAILIGQYDNKDQFDGDKNGVSENPALTNQSLTLSLSHDIDYLNNIRIRLNQTQSEVFGGPVLGDTATSISATLASVNLGEADSLFEGNDVRNRYVGNAWETAEWVKTDREEASISWLHEISSRLNVTSSLAYVDHTQDSFYESTDYYAEDTMFYTSVRFNYDLNDKHLLTFGFDQRKEEMRSASAALEGTENYVSDSFDYDTTGLYIQDTWLPSDYFEASAAIRLDQIKADFVDASKPGVEIDKTIISPRVDMRYFHNETLTSRLSFGQGYRAPLSFFESDHGILDSGKGFLVEVNQPERSKSATYSLSYEEETLTVTASAAHTKVDHLATLSENDEGTPLLTQLTETAAVTAIDISANYQVTDDLTIYAIAEQYHYDDSFKASFGIAPIEKRASISSDLHFKSWEIISSATWVASRDLTEYGYEGYNDTQAQFAKPTTAESYITVDMKVSKAMSETFTLYFGASNLFDYNQAEDMGSPLMFDAEGGYDVVYIHGPLRGRMAYAGLTYEF, from the coding sequence ATGGCATTACTATTTCCAACGCTAGCTGTTATAGCGTCTACAGCATCAGCACCAATTTCTGAACAACAAGAAGTAGAAACAATAGAAGTTAAAGGTGTAAGGTCTCGCCTGATAGAGTCTGGTGCTTTAAAAGATGATATTTCTAAAACTGAACTTTTATCAGAAGATTATATTAAAAATACACAATCATCGAGCTTGGCTGATGCGATTAAAAATGCCATTGGTATTCGTGTTTCAAATGAATGCGCTATGTGTGGTGCAAAACGTATCATGATTAATGGCCTCAAAGGTGAGCATACCAACGTACTTGTTGACGGCATACCTATGCACACTATGATCTCTGGATTTTATGGTATGGATTCAGTTGCGGCTGCGGGTATAGGTCGCATTGAAATCGCTCGAGGAGCAGGTGCTTCTCTTACTGCACCAGAGGCAATTGGTGGCACTGTAAATCTAGTAACCAGTGATCCGAGTGAAGAAAAGGTAGAACTAGACATTGCTGCAGGCAGTAATGGCTATCGACTCGTGTCTGGCATGGCAACGGGTATTAGTGAAGATGGTCGCACTAAAGCTATTTTGATTGGTCAATACGACAATAAAGATCAGTTCGATGGCGACAAAAATGGCGTTAGTGAAAACCCAGCCCTAACAAACCAATCTCTTACTTTGAGTTTGTCTCATGATATAGACTATTTAAATAATATCCGAATTCGTTTGAATCAGACTCAATCAGAAGTATTTGGTGGTCCAGTACTGGGAGATACAGCAACCAGCATTTCTGCAACTTTAGCGAGTGTCAACCTTGGTGAAGCTGACAGCCTATTTGAAGGCAATGATGTAAGGAACCGTTATGTTGGTAATGCATGGGAAACCGCTGAATGGGTAAAAACAGATCGTGAAGAAGCTAGTATTAGTTGGTTGCATGAGATTTCTTCTCGATTAAATGTGACTTCAAGTCTGGCCTATGTCGATCATACACAAGACTCATTTTATGAAAGCACTGATTATTATGCTGAAGATACTATGTTCTATACATCAGTTCGCTTTAATTATGACCTAAACGACAAGCATTTATTAACATTTGGTTTCGATCAGCGCAAAGAAGAAATGCGCTCTGCATCTGCTGCGCTTGAAGGGACTGAAAACTATGTCTCTGATAGTTTTGACTACGATACAACGGGTTTATACATTCAAGATACTTGGTTACCAAGCGATTATTTCGAAGCTTCAGCTGCAATCCGCCTTGATCAAATTAAGGCTGACTTTGTTGATGCTAGCAAACCAGGTGTTGAAATTGATAAAACCATCATTTCACCACGTGTAGATATGCGTTATTTCCATAACGAAACATTAACTTCACGATTATCATTTGGTCAAGGGTACCGTGCTCCCCTCTCATTCTTTGAAAGTGATCACGGAATTTTAGATTCTGGAAAAGGTTTCTTGGTTGAAGTGAATCAACCTGAGCGTTCAAAATCAGCGACTTATTCATTGAGCTACGAAGAAGAAACACTGACCGTTACTGCCTCTGCAGCACATACAAAAGTCGATCATCTAGCAACACTCTCCGAGAATGATGAAGGTACACCGCTTCTTACTCAGCTAACAGAAACAGCGGCTGTCACTGCAATAGATATCTCTGCTAATTATCAGGTAACCGACGACCTGACTATTTACGCAATTGCCGAGCAATATCACTATGACGATTCATTTAAAGCTTCATTCGGTATTGCACCCATAGAGAAAAGAGCGTCTATTAGTTCTGACCTACACTTTAAAAGTTGGGAGATTATCTCAAGTGCAACCTGGGTAGCGAGTAGAGACCTCACTGAGTACGGCTATGAGGGTTATAACGATACGCAAGCGCAGTTTGCAAAACCAACTACGGCTGAAAGTTACATCACAGTAGACATGAAAGTATCAAAAGCAATGTCTGAAACATTCACATTATATTTTGGTGCCAGTAATTTATTTGACTATAACCAAGCAGAAGATATGGGCAGCCCGCTTATGTTCGACGCCGAAGGCGGCTACGATGTTGTTTACATTCATGGCCCACTTCGCGGAAGAATGGCGTACGCTGGTTTAACCTATGAATTTTAA